A segment of the Corylus avellana chromosome ca2, CavTom2PMs-1.0 genome:
TCACATATGCACTGACAACAAGCCATCAATGGGGTGGATTTGGgaaaatgtgacttttaattaatattcttctTTCCTTTGTCAAAGTAGCCATTTGGTTGATTGGTATAGAACAATTAATGAGAAGGGGTGAGGCAAGACAATGAACAATGGCCGTGCATTTGTGAATTTGATGGGGATTCAGAAAGCTTTTGAGGTCTCTGCAATTTAACTAAACATGGGGTTAGGGGGACCAGTTTGGGCAATGCTCAAAGTCAGATTGGAAATAATTCActtcttgttttctatttgCCTATTTGGAGGTATCTGTACAAGTCAAGGCCTAAATAGATCATCAAAGAAAAGAAGCCCAGAAGGTAGAAGGTATGGACCAATTTATTCCTGAATAATAGCAGAACCCATCATCTCTAAATAGATACCTAAATGGATGTCCAATCATAGGCACAATAATTTCAACGTGGaatattcaataataataataataataataagtctCCTACCTACGCATTTATTAGATAGGGTAGACTAAAAGAGTATTAAGCATGGTTAGAGATTGAGCACCGTTTGTCAAATAGTTTTTGGCTTTGTTACATGATTTTTGTATTAataagtgaaaatttttgaatttttttactaaaaattgaaaaaaaaatttattttgtaattatttgttTACTTGAATgctaataaaaagtgaataacgTAATATAAAAAcgtaaaaaaagtgaaaatatttttatgtcaaGGGAAAAAATTTGTTTGCCAACGAGCCTAGGCTAGTAGCGtagcaacaatttttttttttaatgcagaGTAAGCGTGACgagagataaaaagaaaaagaaaaagagaaggcaTTGATGCGCAAACACGGTTGATTTCGAGCTAGAAATTGGCATTGAAATTATTTACTTCTAAGAAACTATATGTACTTTCATTTTCAAGGGTTACAGAACTTATGGTAAATCTTTAATTTCAGAGAGACCCAACAAAATTATTGTAACGACAGAGAAAAaatgtattatcactataaaaaaaaattagtcaaattgcaatTAAGCGCCTTCATAATTCTCCTACTCCATATGGTCCACGCTCTCCACTGATTCACCATCAACCCCTAGCTGAGACATTGTCACCTGAATTCACGCCGCCACTCTCAAGGACCACATAAAGTTGCCCTGAAACGTCTTCTTCTATAGCTGAGAGGGGAGCTTCAGAGTTCTGACAAGTACTTCGCACGCTGGGTTGAGGAAAGCAATGGAAGAAGAGATGATTGTGCTTCAAGCAAATAATACTTGAGAGTTATCATAATTGCCAGCTGAAAAGGCCGTTGGCAATTCATTATTCCAATACGAGATTCACTTTCTGGGATGTCATAAAATATCATTCAAATTTTAGTGGGAGCTCGAACAAATTCATCCTCTTTTCTTTGACAAGTTTAGAAATGTTTCTCTGATGTACAAAACAGAACATGTATTAAGCTAAAAACAGGTCTACTCAGTAAAATCCTCAACGCAGACTCCATATCGTATGTAGATATGCAtacacaaataacataattagCTAAAACCAATTAAGTGAACCATTAATACATATTAGAATCTCTATGCGTCTGTAAGAGAGGTCAACTATAGGTTCCCCATCCTCACACCAGCGTCCCTTGCATAGAGAGCCTTATCATCGTTAGCCTTGGAATAGCTAACATAGTAAAGTTCGGAGAAAATCCCAGTTAAGACCACGAAAGCAGCCCCAGCCCCAAAGACTCCCTTTCTCAACTTTTCGCATGAAGGGGGATCATTTGTTAAGAGAGTACTGTATTTGGTGTGGTACGCATTCCTCACAGAACCAGCCAGCAAGCACACCTCGGCGATAGCAAATGTCACCCTGAAATATAAACACAAGTCAATCGAAACTTTGGAATAATTGAGTAATGCTGCTCTTCTCATCCATTTTACAGACCGACGAAAGGTGTtttaagtgctttttttttgttttttacgtGGTTGAAATGACAAcccacttaaaacatgtcataaCATCCCGTATAAGAAGCGCACCAAGGCTCATCACGgcattgttgattttgtatatTTAAACAAAGTCATATCTGTGAGCAAAACCAATTCCTTCAATATAGATATGTTGGAAAGCACGTACCAGCAAGTGATAAATAAGCAAATTGCCCATGCCCTAGCACCACTTGGTCTCAAAGCTTTCCCACAGCACAAGCAACGACTTACCACCACTATCAGGATTTGGCTAGCCAGTAGGAACAGGAATGACCCCACACCTAAGCCGGTTGCGATGTCAGAATCATAATGACAATAATTTCTTCCGTCAACTGGTTCTAGACTGGCCTGTCAGTAGAAAGCAACAGTTGAGTTAGGACCTTCTCCTACAAGAGTACACAAAATTTACCCTGGTTTCCAATTGATCACAAGCAGGTAGATGAGTTCATTTTAACAAACTctgggttttcatttttgtgtcTGCAACTGCTGCTAACATTGTGTCAAACCACTAGTACAACCCTctcaagagaaacaaaaaaagaaagaaaatttggtgGGTATGCAGGAACAAAACAGAGTCAATGATATTTGTATGCCAAACATCCTGGAAATTCATCCCCCAAACTGAAGACAAGACACGTGAAACTATGATAAGAACGCAAACAAGCCCACTTCTTTTTTGTCCCTTAGCTCACTCAAATTCAGGCATATCATATTCAGTATATTTCAGCCTTTCATGGTTTCATTACAAGTATTGCAACTTATGATGTTCTAAATGAGGGAGTAGCCAGACTATTTAACTTTCTAGACGTGTTTCCTCCCAGTACAATTTGATGTCAAACAGCAAGTACGAAATATTgcaacgagtaatgctataaattatcCTCTCAAAGCCTATGTGGCGTGGTTCCCCATAACATTTGGTGCATGAATATTGGTTTGAAGATTGGAGACCACACCACATAGGGAGGAATGGGAGGAGGATGGAAGGTGATGAATAGAATGACTCTATTGCGACTCTTGTCAATGTTAAGCAAAGACTAGATGAGTTATATTTTCTGCTCTTGGTGTTTGAGAGCTTCAAGTATCAACAGCACCACTTAATGTGACAATCTACTCGAGACTCATCCagactaaaataaaatatgaaggaCCCCATCAGCTAAACCAAAAATTTCCAAGACCAGAATTGGAATTTGacctctttcatatttttgcaCATTCTGCAGTCAAGAAACCTTGGATTGAAGCTTCTCCTCAACCAAATCTCAAGTTTGAAATAAGTCATAGTTGAAAGATGGCAAT
Coding sequences within it:
- the LOC132173122 gene encoding uncharacterized protein LOC132173122 gives rise to the protein MASKLLLAVVFVFDLIAFALAVAAEQRRAKASLEPVDGRNYCHYDSDIATGLGVGSFLFLLASQILIVVVSRCLCCGKALRPSGARAWAICLFITCWVTFAIAEVCLLAGSVRNAYHTKYSTLLTNDPPSCEKLRKGVFGAGAAFVVLTGIFSELYYVSYSKANDDKALYARDAGVRMGNL